One Fuerstiella marisgermanici DNA window includes the following coding sequences:
- a CDS encoding ISAs1 family transposase, whose translation MSTVELAVTQELTGNIVHYFDQLKDPRSNINRLHLLGDVIVIAICGVLANADGPSAIAEWARLNADGLQKHLALPHGIPKKDTYRRVLSLLKPNDFQACFVQWIESLEGLSDEQKEGYRKQIAIDGKALRRSHDKKNGLGALFIVSAWASDQGISLGQVATEEKSNEITAIPKLLNEINIDEAIITIDAAGCQKNIAQQIVSGNADYVLALKGNQPKLYEVVQKFFLDHLEDDFARYPVSRYEETEKGHGRQEQRIYYQATVPVDFDVGHKWAGLKTIGTAIRMYEQDGIHHSDVRYYISSLRRKGELFATTVRGHWAIENTLHWSLDMTYREDESRVRNRIFANNLSWLRRLTLSLIKKHPGKQSNVMKRRMAGWNIDYLMQILTGKTT comes from the coding sequence ATGTCGACAGTTGAACTGGCGGTCACCCAGGAGCTGACAGGAAACATTGTTCATTACTTTGATCAATTGAAAGACCCGCGTTCCAACATCAATCGTCTGCATCTGCTTGGTGATGTGATTGTGATCGCCATTTGCGGAGTGCTGGCCAACGCCGACGGCCCCAGTGCGATTGCGGAATGGGCGCGACTGAATGCCGATGGCCTGCAGAAACACCTGGCACTTCCGCATGGCATTCCGAAAAAAGATACGTACCGGCGCGTCCTTTCTCTCCTGAAGCCGAACGACTTTCAAGCGTGCTTCGTGCAATGGATTGAATCGCTGGAAGGACTTTCCGACGAACAGAAAGAAGGCTACAGAAAACAGATTGCGATTGATGGCAAAGCACTCCGTCGATCACATGACAAAAAGAATGGGCTGGGTGCGTTGTTCATCGTGAGTGCGTGGGCTTCTGATCAGGGGATTTCTCTGGGACAGGTGGCGACGGAAGAGAAGTCGAACGAGATCACCGCGATCCCGAAATTACTGAACGAAATCAATATCGATGAGGCGATCATTACGATTGACGCAGCGGGTTGTCAAAAAAACATTGCGCAGCAGATCGTGTCTGGCAATGCAGACTATGTGTTAGCCCTGAAAGGCAACCAACCGAAACTCTATGAGGTCGTGCAGAAGTTTTTTCTCGATCACCTGGAGGATGACTTCGCTCGCTATCCCGTCAGTCGCTATGAAGAAACAGAGAAGGGACACGGTCGGCAGGAACAGAGAATCTACTATCAGGCGACCGTGCCTGTCGATTTTGACGTGGGCCACAAATGGGCCGGACTCAAGACCATCGGAACGGCGATCCGAATGTACGAGCAGGACGGCATTCATCATTCTGACGTTCGCTACTACATCAGCAGTCTGCGTCGCAAAGGCGAGCTGTTCGCAACAACGGTTCGTGGTCACTGGGCCATAGAAAACACGCTGCACTGGAGTCTCGACATGACCTACCGCGAGGATGAAAGTCGAGTCCGAAACCGAATCTTCGCGAACAATTTGTCATGGCTCAGACGACTCACACTCAGCCTCATCAAGAAACATCCTGGCAAACAAAGCAACGTCATGAAAAGAAGAATGGCCGGATGGAACATTGACTATTTGATGCAAATCCTTACCGGCAAAACAACTTAG